One window of Marinobacterium aestuarii genomic DNA carries:
- a CDS encoding cache domain-containing protein — MSLVFRNALLLLVGLFFLPSVFAQDAPAEGYAVEAERANQLLHKAVEFYKQNGDAALAAFSRQGEFIDGELYVYVVDTAGVMLASGGPSVNLVGRNISSALNDELNTAFQEALNLPDSDAVHSAEYRWMNWQDGKVERKHVFFRRLGERVFAVGYYLPRASPQEAQLLLDRAAAAVAENPKQAFKRINSLDAQFVRDDLYVFVADLRTERYVAHGYNLRMVGTDFRAVQSVDHAPIGEQMLEIVNGKGEGELTYLWGNPMTGRSETKNTLIRKVGDYAVAVGYYQKPR, encoded by the coding sequence ATGTCGCTTGTTTTTCGCAATGCTTTACTACTGCTTGTGGGGCTGTTTTTTCTGCCGTCAGTTTTTGCCCAGGATGCGCCTGCAGAGGGCTACGCGGTTGAGGCTGAGCGGGCCAATCAGCTGTTGCACAAGGCCGTTGAGTTTTATAAGCAAAATGGCGATGCGGCTTTGGCTGCATTCAGTCGCCAGGGCGAGTTCATTGACGGCGAGCTGTACGTCTATGTTGTGGATACCGCGGGGGTGATGCTGGCCAGCGGTGGGCCCTCAGTTAATCTGGTCGGGCGCAATATCAGCAGCGCACTCAACGATGAGCTGAATACGGCTTTTCAGGAGGCGTTGAACCTGCCGGACAGCGATGCGGTGCACAGCGCCGAATACCGCTGGATGAACTGGCAGGACGGTAAGGTCGAACGCAAGCATGTGTTCTTTCGGCGCCTGGGAGAACGCGTCTTTGCCGTTGGTTATTACCTGCCGCGCGCCAGTCCGCAAGAGGCACAGCTTCTGCTGGATCGGGCTGCCGCTGCCGTGGCCGAGAATCCTAAGCAAGCCTTCAAACGTATCAACAGCCTGGATGCGCAGTTCGTTCGTGATGATCTGTATGTATTCGTCGCCGACCTGCGAACAGAACGCTATGTTGCGCATGGTTATAATTTGAGAATGGTTGGCACGGATTTTCGAGCTGTGCAGTCGGTCGACCATGCGCCTATAGGCGAACAGATGCTCGAGATCGTCAACGGCAAAGGCGAAGGTGAACTCACCTACCTGTGGGGGAACCCGATGACTGGGCGTAGCGAGACAAAGAACACCCTGATACGCAAGGTCGGTGATTATGCGGTTGCGGTGGGCTATTACCAAAAGCCGCGCTGA
- a CDS encoding acyl-CoA dehydrogenase family protein, whose product MRAVFREDHNMFRDMARRFVDREIVPHLEEWEKNGIVPKDVWLKAGELGLLCSSVPEEYGGSGGDFGHSAVMIEELARANATAVGFTTHSEIVAPYLVAYGSEEQKLKWLPRMVSGELIGVIAMSEPGIGSDLRSMRTLARRDGDDYIVSGQKTFITNGGNAGLMVTATKIDPAAKELTLICIEEEREGFSKGRLLEKIGLKGQDTAELFFDEVRVPASNRLGEEGKGFKYLTHQLAWERLIIAIRAAQSIHTLLDETIEYTRERKVFGKPVLDFQNTRFKLAEAKAQATMLRVFVDDCLDKVMRGELPADTAAMAKLLGSEMQGKLLDEFLQLHGGYGFMSEYKISRAWVDARVARIYGGTSEIMKEIIGRNL is encoded by the coding sequence ATGCGTGCTGTTTTCCGAGAAGACCACAATATGTTCCGCGACATGGCGCGGCGTTTCGTAGATCGCGAAATTGTTCCGCATCTGGAAGAGTGGGAAAAAAATGGCATAGTGCCCAAAGACGTCTGGCTCAAGGCCGGCGAACTTGGGCTCCTGTGTTCGAGTGTGCCAGAGGAGTACGGTGGTTCAGGTGGTGACTTCGGCCACTCGGCGGTGATGATTGAGGAACTGGCCAGGGCTAACGCTACCGCTGTGGGTTTCACCACCCATTCGGAGATAGTCGCGCCCTACCTTGTGGCCTACGGCAGCGAAGAGCAAAAACTCAAGTGGTTGCCGCGCATGGTCAGTGGCGAGCTGATCGGGGTGATTGCGATGAGCGAACCAGGCATTGGCAGCGATTTGCGCTCGATGCGTACCCTGGCCCGCCGTGACGGTGATGATTACATTGTCTCAGGACAAAAGACCTTTATCACCAACGGTGGCAACGCCGGGCTTATGGTGACCGCGACCAAGATTGATCCGGCGGCGAAGGAACTGACCCTGATCTGCATCGAGGAGGAACGCGAAGGCTTTTCCAAGGGGCGTCTGCTGGAAAAGATCGGCTTGAAGGGCCAGGACACCGCCGAGCTGTTCTTCGACGAAGTGCGGGTGCCGGCGAGCAATCGTCTGGGAGAGGAGGGGAAGGGCTTCAAGTACCTTACACACCAGTTGGCCTGGGAGCGCCTGATCATTGCCATTCGTGCGGCGCAGTCGATCCATACCCTGCTGGACGAAACCATCGAGTACACCCGTGAACGCAAGGTATTCGGCAAGCCGGTGCTGGACTTCCAGAACACCCGGTTCAAGCTCGCCGAGGCCAAGGCACAAGCGACCATGTTGCGCGTGTTTGTCGACGACTGTCTGGACAAGGTAATGCGCGGCGAGCTGCCGGCAGATACCGCGGCCATGGCCAAACTGCTAGGCTCGGAAATGCAGGGCAAGTTGCTTGACGAGTTTCTCCAGTTGCATGGCGGCTATGGTTTCATGAGCGAGTACAAGATCAGCCGTGCCTGGGTGGACGCGCGGGTCGCCCGCATCTACGGCGGGACCTCGGAAATCATGAAGGAAATCATCGGTCGTAACCTTTAA